CGGCATGGGCACCATGGAGCAACTGCTCGACAATACGTCGTACATGACGGACTTCAAGCCGCTTTGCGCAGAGGAGTACCGGATCATTGACCAGGTGACCGGCATCATCAACGCAGACACGGCCATTCCCTGTACAACCTGCCAGTACTGTGTCGACAAATGCCCGAAAAACATACCGATCCCGAATTATTTCGCGCTCTACAACAGCTCGAAACGCGCCGTGACCGACAACATTTCAAGCCAGTTCGTCTATTACCTGAATCTGGCATCGAACCACGGCAAGGCCGGTGACTGCATCGGCTGCCGGAAATGCGAAGAAGCCTGTCCGCAGCATATCGAGATTGCACAACTCATGAAGGCTGTAGCGGAGATATTCGACAACGGGCCGGGACTGCCGACCAAGTAGTCGTGCCGGCACTCCCGGATATAAACACACTGAAAAAGGATTGCACATGCCAGAGGATAAGAAATACCGGAGCCTTCTCCGGGATCTACAGCAGATGGGCAAAGTCGTTGTGGCCTTCTCGGGCGGCGTTGACAGCACCTTCCTGCTTCATGCCGCCCGCGAGGCTTTGGGAACGAATGTTTTGGCCGTGACCCTGGCGACCCCGTACATCCCCCGGAGCGAGCTTGCAGAAGCCAAGGCCCTGGCGGACTCCCTCGGGGTTCGCCACCGGGTGGTCGTCGAACCTTTCCCGGAGGCTATCCGGAACAATCCGCCGGATCACTGTTACCTCTGCAAGCACCACCTCTTTTCGGCTCTGCTGGCGATGGCGGCCGAGGAGAGGATCGACCATGTCCTGGAGGGGACCAATTCCGACGACCTGCAGGACTTTCGCCCTGGTCTCCGGGCTCTTCGGGAGCTCGGGGTCGAGAGCCCGCTTTTGAAGGCGGGCCTGGCCAAGGACGATATCCGCCGCCTGTCCAGAAGTCTCGGACTTTCGGTATGGGACAAACCGGCCAAGGCTTGCCTTCTGTCAAGAATTCCCGTTGACACACGGGTGGAGGACGCGGAGTTGCGCCGCATCGAAGAGGGGGAAGAGTTCCTGGCCCGGATCGGGTTTCCTTCGGTCCGGCTCCGGAGTCATGGCGAGATCGCCCGGATCGAAGTGCCCTTGGAAGAAATCACCGCCCTGATTGCCGCCGCCCGGCAGCACGGCGTCGACGACAGGCTGAAAGCTCTGGGATACCGCCATGTGACCGTCGATCTGGCCGGCTACCGCAGGGGAAGCCTGAACCGGGGGCCGGACACGGCAAGCTGACAAGCCCATGCCCGGTTGTCTGCGACCTTCCCCTCAAAACCGGACGATCGGGCAAGAAATCAAGAGAGTTAGGCTATCAGCCTTCGCTCTTTCAAGAGTAGTATCGGCTACGGTTAGTGTCGGGTCACATCCGACATATGTCGGCAGCGCAAATTGAAAACCGGGTATCAAGAAAGCATTCAATCCCCAAGGAGGCGTTACATGGCAAACAACATTTCACGTCGAAATTTCCTGCAGACAGGCGCCGTTGCACTGGGAACCGTAGCCGTAAGCCGATTTGGCGGCATAAGCAGCGTTTTTGCCGCGCAGCAGGAACAGTCCCCAGTCTTTTTCACAAAAGACATCAGTGCCGCCGGGCTGCTGCAGATCTATTCCAAGATCAATCAGGGCATAACCGGCAAAGTCGGGATCAAGGTACACACCGGCGAGCCGCACGGCCCCAACATACTGCCGCGGGACATGGTGAAGGCCCTGCAGCAGCGTATTGCCAACAGCAACCTGGTTGAAACCAACACCCTGTACAAGGGCAAGAGGCAGACTACGGCGGATCATCGCGAAACCATCAGGATCAATGGCTGGGATTTCTGCCCGGTGGACATCATGGACGAGGATGGGGCAGTGATGATCCCCGTTAAAGGCGGGAAGCATTTCAAGGAAATGTCGGTAGGCAAGCACATGCTTGCATACGACTCGATGGTCGTGCTGACCCATTTCAAAGGGCACGCCATGGGCGGCTTCGGCGGTTCGCTGAAGAATATCGCCATAGGTTGCGCGGACGGGCCCATAGGAAAGAAAATGGTCCATGCCGCCCCGGATAATGAAAATTACGCGGCCTGGCTTCAAGGAGAACCCTTCCAGGAAAATATGGTGGAGTCGGCCAAAGCCACCATAGACCACTTCGGGAAGAGGATCGTCTACATAAATGTGCTGCGCAATATGTCCGTAGACTGCGACTGCGCCGGCACCAAGGCAGCTCCGGTC
This sequence is a window from Oryzomonas sagensis. Protein-coding genes within it:
- the larE gene encoding ATP-dependent sacrificial sulfur transferase LarE; protein product: MPEDKKYRSLLRDLQQMGKVVVAFSGGVDSTFLLHAAREALGTNVLAVTLATPYIPRSELAEAKALADSLGVRHRVVVEPFPEAIRNNPPDHCYLCKHHLFSALLAMAAEERIDHVLEGTNSDDLQDFRPGLRALRELGVESPLLKAGLAKDDIRRLSRSLGLSVWDKPAKACLLSRIPVDTRVEDAELRRIEEGEEFLARIGFPSVRLRSHGEIARIEVPLEEITALIAAARQHGVDDRLKALGYRHVTVDLAGYRRGSLNRGPDTAS
- a CDS encoding DUF362 domain-containing protein, whose product is MANNISRRNFLQTGAVALGTVAVSRFGGISSVFAAQQEQSPVFFTKDISAAGLLQIYSKINQGITGKVGIKVHTGEPHGPNILPRDMVKALQQRIANSNLVETNTLYKGKRQTTADHRETIRINGWDFCPVDIMDEDGAVMIPVKGGKHFKEMSVGKHMLAYDSMVVLTHFKGHAMGGFGGSLKNIAIGCADGPIGKKMVHAAPDNENYAAWLQGEPFQENMVESAKATIDHFGKRIVYINVLRNMSVDCDCAGTKAAPVKARNLGILASTDLLAVDQASIDMVYKLPEAELHDLKERIESRKGLRQLSYMKEMKMGNDRYELITL